In a genomic window of Cuculus canorus isolate bCucCan1 chromosome Z, bCucCan1.pri, whole genome shotgun sequence:
- the CDO1 gene encoding cysteine dioxygenase type 1, translated as MEQPVQTETWKARSLEELIRILHGLFSEEKVSVEEVQELMESYESNPEEWMQYAQFDQYRYTRNLVDSGNGKFNLMILCWGEGHGSSIHDHTDSHCFMKILQGNLKETLFEWPEKKGNGEMTKKSERVLRENQCAYINDSIGLHRVENISHTESAVSLHLYSPPFDSCNTFDQRTGHKHKVKMTFYSQFGERTPCATAVPQENN; from the exons ATGGAGCAGCCGGTGCAGACGGAGACGTGGAAGGCTCgcagcctggaggagctgaTCCGCATCCTCCACGGCCTCTTCTCCGAGGAGAAAGTCAGCGTGGAAGAGGTCCAGGAGCTGATGGAGTCGTACGAGAGCAACCCCGAGGAGTGGATGCAGTACGCCCAGTTCGACCAGTACAG GTATACGAGAAATCTTGTGGACAGTGGAAATGGAAAGTTCAACTTGATGATCTTGTGCTGGGGTGAAGGTCATGGCAG CAGCATCCATGATCACACTGACTCACACTGCTTTATGAAGATCCTCCAGGGGAATCTAAAGGAGACCCTGTTTGAATGGCCTGAGAAAAAGGGGAATGGTGAAATGACTAAGAAATCGGAACGCGTTTTGAGGGAAAATCAGTGTGCCTACATTAACG ACTCCATTGGCCTGCACCGTGTGGAGAACATAAGCCACACAGAGTCTGCGGTTAGCCTGCATTTGTACAGCCCACCCTTCGACAGCTGTAACACCTTTGATCAGAGGACTGGACACAAGCACAAAGTCAAAATGACCTTCTACAGTCAGTTTGGAGAAAGGACTCCCTGT gCAACTGCAGTGCCACAGGAGAACAACTGA